A single Alosa sapidissima isolate fAloSap1 chromosome 17, fAloSap1.pri, whole genome shotgun sequence DNA region contains:
- the slc35b3 gene encoding adenosine 3'-phospho 5'-phosphosulfate transporter 2 isoform X2 — protein MSAKFGLINYNSRKHISISVPSSTEVMSPHIKSVEELKVLGINLSTFNPPVQFFICVAGVFVFYLIYGYLQELIFSVEGFKPFGWYLTLVQFGFYSMFGLVELQLTQDKRRRIPGKTYMMIAFLTVGTMGLSNTSLGYLNYPTQVIFKCCKLIPVMIGGIFIQGKRYNAVDVSAALCMSLGLIWFTLADSKVAPSFNVTGVFLISLALCADAAIGNVQEKAMKLHNGSNSEMVLYSYSIGFVYILFGLLCVGGLGPAVAFCSQHPVTTYGYAFFFSLTGYFGISFVLALIKLFGALVAVTVTTGRKAMTIVLSFMFFSKPFTFQYIWGGLLVLLGIFLNVYSKNADKMKLPSLAELRSQLLRERKVRLLSQNV, from the exons ATGAGTGCCAAATTCGGACTGATCAACTACAACTCTCGCAAGCACATCTCCATATCCGTGCCCTCCTCGACGGAGGTCATGTCTCCACACATCAAGTCTGTTGAGGAGCTGAAAGTACTAGGCATCAACCTCAGCACCTTCAACCCCCCTGTGCAGTTCTTCATCTGTGTGGCAGGAGTCTTTGTGTTTTACCTCATCTATGGCTATCTGCAG GAGCTTATATTCTCTGTGGAGGGATTTAAACCCTTTGGGTGGTACCTCACTCTAGTGCAATTTGGGTTTTACTCCATGTTTGGCCTGGTGGAACTGCAGCTAACGCAGGATAAACGGAGAAG AATACCTGGCAAAACGTACATGATGATCGCATTTTTAACTGTTGGGACCATGGGTCTGTCGAACACCTCTTTGGGATACCTGAACTATCCCACACAAGTCATCTTCAAGTGCTGCAAACTCATTCCTGTTATGATAGGAGGGATTTTCATACAAG GGAAACGCTACAATGCGGTCGACGTCTCCGCTGCTCTGTGCATGAGCTTGGGACTCATCTGGTTCACCCTGGCGGACAGCAAAGTGGCACCCAGCTTTAATGTGACTG GGGTCTTTCTCATCTCTTTGGCCTTGTGTGCGGACGCGGCTATCGGAAATGTTCAGGAGAAGGCCATGAAACTCCACAATGGCTCCAACTCCGAGATG GTGCTGTACTCCTACTCCAttggctttgtttacatcctGTTTGGCCTGCTCTGTGTCGGCGGATTGGGACCAGCCGTGGCCTTCTGCTCTCAG CACCCTGTGACGACGTACGGTTATGCCTTCTTCTTCTCCCTTACGGGCTACTTTGGCATTTCGTTTGTGTTGGCCTTGATCAAGCTGTTTGGCGCCCTGGTTGCCGTCACAG TGACAACGGGCAGAAAAGCCATGACGATAGTGCTGTCCTTCATGTTCTTTTCAAAGCCTTTTACATTtca GTATATCTGGGGAGGCTTGCTGGTCCTGCTTGGGATCTTCCTGAACGTTTACAGCAAAAACGCGGACAAGATGAAGCTGCCCTCCCTGGCAGAGCTCCGCAGTCAGCTGCTGAGGGAGCGCAAGGTGCGGCTGCTCTCCCAGAACGTCTAG
- the slc35b3 gene encoding adenosine 3'-phospho 5'-phosphosulfate transporter 2 isoform X1, with product MDSSEETKIIQPADIMSAKFGLINYNSRKHISISVPSSTEVMSPHIKSVEELKVLGINLSTFNPPVQFFICVAGVFVFYLIYGYLQELIFSVEGFKPFGWYLTLVQFGFYSMFGLVELQLTQDKRRRIPGKTYMMIAFLTVGTMGLSNTSLGYLNYPTQVIFKCCKLIPVMIGGIFIQGKRYNAVDVSAALCMSLGLIWFTLADSKVAPSFNVTGVFLISLALCADAAIGNVQEKAMKLHNGSNSEMVLYSYSIGFVYILFGLLCVGGLGPAVAFCSQHPVTTYGYAFFFSLTGYFGISFVLALIKLFGALVAVTVTTGRKAMTIVLSFMFFSKPFTFQYIWGGLLVLLGIFLNVYSKNADKMKLPSLAELRSQLLRERKVRLLSQNV from the exons ATGGATTCATCGGAGGAAACCAAAATTATTCAG CCTGCAGACATCATGAGTGCCAAATTCGGACTGATCAACTACAACTCTCGCAAGCACATCTCCATATCCGTGCCCTCCTCGACGGAGGTCATGTCTCCACACATCAAGTCTGTTGAGGAGCTGAAAGTACTAGGCATCAACCTCAGCACCTTCAACCCCCCTGTGCAGTTCTTCATCTGTGTGGCAGGAGTCTTTGTGTTTTACCTCATCTATGGCTATCTGCAG GAGCTTATATTCTCTGTGGAGGGATTTAAACCCTTTGGGTGGTACCTCACTCTAGTGCAATTTGGGTTTTACTCCATGTTTGGCCTGGTGGAACTGCAGCTAACGCAGGATAAACGGAGAAG AATACCTGGCAAAACGTACATGATGATCGCATTTTTAACTGTTGGGACCATGGGTCTGTCGAACACCTCTTTGGGATACCTGAACTATCCCACACAAGTCATCTTCAAGTGCTGCAAACTCATTCCTGTTATGATAGGAGGGATTTTCATACAAG GGAAACGCTACAATGCGGTCGACGTCTCCGCTGCTCTGTGCATGAGCTTGGGACTCATCTGGTTCACCCTGGCGGACAGCAAAGTGGCACCCAGCTTTAATGTGACTG GGGTCTTTCTCATCTCTTTGGCCTTGTGTGCGGACGCGGCTATCGGAAATGTTCAGGAGAAGGCCATGAAACTCCACAATGGCTCCAACTCCGAGATG GTGCTGTACTCCTACTCCAttggctttgtttacatcctGTTTGGCCTGCTCTGTGTCGGCGGATTGGGACCAGCCGTGGCCTTCTGCTCTCAG CACCCTGTGACGACGTACGGTTATGCCTTCTTCTTCTCCCTTACGGGCTACTTTGGCATTTCGTTTGTGTTGGCCTTGATCAAGCTGTTTGGCGCCCTGGTTGCCGTCACAG TGACAACGGGCAGAAAAGCCATGACGATAGTGCTGTCCTTCATGTTCTTTTCAAAGCCTTTTACATTtca GTATATCTGGGGAGGCTTGCTGGTCCTGCTTGGGATCTTCCTGAACGTTTACAGCAAAAACGCGGACAAGATGAAGCTGCCCTCCCTGGCAGAGCTCCGCAGTCAGCTGCTGAGGGAGCGCAAGGTGCGGCTGCTCTCCCAGAACGTCTAG